From one Perca flavescens isolate YP-PL-M2 chromosome 4, PFLA_1.0, whole genome shotgun sequence genomic stretch:
- the kcnab2a gene encoding voltage-gated potassium channel subunit beta-2 isoform X4 has product MAEQLMTLAYENGINLFDTAEVYAAGKAEVVLGNIIKKKGWRRSSLVITTKIFWGGKAETERGLSRKHIIEGLKASLERLQLDYVDVVFANRPDPNTPMEETVRAMTHVINQGMAMYWGTSRWSPMEIMEAYSVARQFNQIPPICEQAEYHMFQREKVEVQLPELFHKIGVGAMTWSPLACGIISGKYDGRVPPYSRASLKGYQWLKDKILSEEGRRQQAKLKELQAIAERLGCTLPQLAIAWCLRNEGVSSVLLGASNTDQLMENIGAIQVLPKLSSSITHEVDSILGNKPYSKKDYRS; this is encoded by the exons ATGGCAGAACAGCTGATGACTCTGGCCTATGAAAATGGCATTAATCTGTTTGACACAGCGGAGGTCTATGCTGCTGGGAA GGCAGAGGTGGTGCTCGGAAACATCATAAAGAAGAAAGGATGGAG ACGTTCAAGCCTGGTGATAACAACAAAGATCTTCTGGGGTGGAAA AGCGGAGACTGAAAGAGGTTTATCCCGAAAACACATTATAGAAG GTTTAAAAGCCTCTCTAGAAAGACTGCAGTTAGACTATGTGGATGTGGTTTTTGCCAACAGACCAGACCCTAATACACCTATGGAAG AAACGGTTCGAGCTATGACCCATGTGATAAACCAAGGCATGGCCATGTACTGGGGAACATCCCGCTGGAGCCCGATGGAAATAATG GAAGCGTACTCTGTGGCACGACAATTCAACCAGATTCCTCCCATCTGCGAGCAGGCTGAGTACCACATGTTCCAGAGAGAGAAGGTGGAGGTGCAGCTACCTGAGCTCTTCCATAAGATAG GTGTAGGGGCCATGACGTGGTCACCACTGGCGTGTGGGATCATCTCAGGGAAATACGACGGCAGGGTTCCTCCATACTCCCGGGCCTCTCTGAAG GGTTACCAGTGGTTGAAGGACAAGATCTTGAGCGAGGAGGGCCGGCGTCAGCAGGCGAAGTTGAAAGAGCTGCAGGCAATCGCGGAGCGGCTGGGCTGCACACTGCCCCAACTCGCCATCG CGTGGTGCCTACGGAACGAGGGAGTGAGCTCTGTCCTTTTAGGGGCGTCCAACACCGACCAGCTGATGGAGAACATAGGAGCAATACAG GTTCTTCCAAAGTTGTCATCATCCATCACACACGAGGTGGACAGCATCCTGGGGAACAAGCCGTACAGTAAAAAGGACTACCGCTCCTAA
- the kcnab2a gene encoding voltage-gated potassium channel subunit beta-2 isoform X1, with translation MQVSLVCTDHRGGVSRATEDRLNRQNANSPNTGTRSKFRAVAMVARSLGQLSVQSVPSSSEQSMRTGMKYRNLGKSGLRVSCLGLGTWVTFGGQITDEMAEQLMTLAYENGINLFDTAEVYAAGKAEVVLGNIIKKKGWRRSSLVITTKIFWGGKAETERGLSRKHIIEGLKASLERLQLDYVDVVFANRPDPNTPMEETVRAMTHVINQGMAMYWGTSRWSPMEIMEAYSVARQFNQIPPICEQAEYHMFQREKVEVQLPELFHKIGVGAMTWSPLACGIISGKYDGRVPPYSRASLKGYQWLKDKILSEEGRRQQAKLKELQAIAERLGCTLPQLAIAWCLRNEGVSSVLLGASNTDQLMENIGAIQVLPKLSSSITHEVDSILGNKPYSKKDYRS, from the exons ATGCAGGTGTCATTAGTGTGCACTGACCACCGTGGGGGGGTGAGCCGCGCCACAGAGGACCGGCTAAACCGACAGAACGCCAACAGCCCCAACACAGGCACCCGCAGCAAGTTCAGAGCAGTGGCGATGGTGGCTCGCAGTCTTGGACAACTCTCTGTTCAGAGTGTGCCATCCTCCAGCGAGCAAAGCATGAGGACTGGCATGAAGTATAG AAACCTTGGGAAGTCGGGCCTGCGGGTGTCCTGCCTTGGATTAG GAACATGGGTGACGTTCGGTGGACAGATAACTGATGAG ATGGCAGAACAGCTGATGACTCTGGCCTATGAAAATGGCATTAATCTGTTTGACACAGCGGAGGTCTATGCTGCTGGGAA GGCAGAGGTGGTGCTCGGAAACATCATAAAGAAGAAAGGATGGAG ACGTTCAAGCCTGGTGATAACAACAAAGATCTTCTGGGGTGGAAA AGCGGAGACTGAAAGAGGTTTATCCCGAAAACACATTATAGAAG GTTTAAAAGCCTCTCTAGAAAGACTGCAGTTAGACTATGTGGATGTGGTTTTTGCCAACAGACCAGACCCTAATACACCTATGGAAG AAACGGTTCGAGCTATGACCCATGTGATAAACCAAGGCATGGCCATGTACTGGGGAACATCCCGCTGGAGCCCGATGGAAATAATG GAAGCGTACTCTGTGGCACGACAATTCAACCAGATTCCTCCCATCTGCGAGCAGGCTGAGTACCACATGTTCCAGAGAGAGAAGGTGGAGGTGCAGCTACCTGAGCTCTTCCATAAGATAG GTGTAGGGGCCATGACGTGGTCACCACTGGCGTGTGGGATCATCTCAGGGAAATACGACGGCAGGGTTCCTCCATACTCCCGGGCCTCTCTGAAG GGTTACCAGTGGTTGAAGGACAAGATCTTGAGCGAGGAGGGCCGGCGTCAGCAGGCGAAGTTGAAAGAGCTGCAGGCAATCGCGGAGCGGCTGGGCTGCACACTGCCCCAACTCGCCATCG CGTGGTGCCTACGGAACGAGGGAGTGAGCTCTGTCCTTTTAGGGGCGTCCAACACCGACCAGCTGATGGAGAACATAGGAGCAATACAG GTTCTTCCAAAGTTGTCATCATCCATCACACACGAGGTGGACAGCATCCTGGGGAACAAGCCGTACAGTAAAAAGGACTACCGCTCCTAA
- the kcnab2a gene encoding voltage-gated potassium channel subunit beta-2 isoform X3 encodes MYPESTTDSPARLSLRQTGSPGMIYRNLGKSGLRVSCLGLGTWVTFGGQITDEMAEQLMTLAYENGINLFDTAEVYAAGKAEVVLGNIIKKKGWRRSSLVITTKIFWGGKAETERGLSRKHIIEGLKASLERLQLDYVDVVFANRPDPNTPMEETVRAMTHVINQGMAMYWGTSRWSPMEIMEAYSVARQFNQIPPICEQAEYHMFQREKVEVQLPELFHKIGVGAMTWSPLACGIISGKYDGRVPPYSRASLKGYQWLKDKILSEEGRRQQAKLKELQAIAERLGCTLPQLAIAWCLRNEGVSSVLLGASNTDQLMENIGAIQVLPKLSSSITHEVDSILGNKPYSKKDYRS; translated from the exons AAACCTTGGGAAGTCGGGCCTGCGGGTGTCCTGCCTTGGATTAG GAACATGGGTGACGTTCGGTGGACAGATAACTGATGAG ATGGCAGAACAGCTGATGACTCTGGCCTATGAAAATGGCATTAATCTGTTTGACACAGCGGAGGTCTATGCTGCTGGGAA GGCAGAGGTGGTGCTCGGAAACATCATAAAGAAGAAAGGATGGAG ACGTTCAAGCCTGGTGATAACAACAAAGATCTTCTGGGGTGGAAA AGCGGAGACTGAAAGAGGTTTATCCCGAAAACACATTATAGAAG GTTTAAAAGCCTCTCTAGAAAGACTGCAGTTAGACTATGTGGATGTGGTTTTTGCCAACAGACCAGACCCTAATACACCTATGGAAG AAACGGTTCGAGCTATGACCCATGTGATAAACCAAGGCATGGCCATGTACTGGGGAACATCCCGCTGGAGCCCGATGGAAATAATG GAAGCGTACTCTGTGGCACGACAATTCAACCAGATTCCTCCCATCTGCGAGCAGGCTGAGTACCACATGTTCCAGAGAGAGAAGGTGGAGGTGCAGCTACCTGAGCTCTTCCATAAGATAG GTGTAGGGGCCATGACGTGGTCACCACTGGCGTGTGGGATCATCTCAGGGAAATACGACGGCAGGGTTCCTCCATACTCCCGGGCCTCTCTGAAG GGTTACCAGTGGTTGAAGGACAAGATCTTGAGCGAGGAGGGCCGGCGTCAGCAGGCGAAGTTGAAAGAGCTGCAGGCAATCGCGGAGCGGCTGGGCTGCACACTGCCCCAACTCGCCATCG CGTGGTGCCTACGGAACGAGGGAGTGAGCTCTGTCCTTTTAGGGGCGTCCAACACCGACCAGCTGATGGAGAACATAGGAGCAATACAG GTTCTTCCAAAGTTGTCATCATCCATCACACACGAGGTGGACAGCATCCTGGGGAACAAGCCGTACAGTAAAAAGGACTACCGCTCCTAA